A stretch of the Glutamicibacter sp. JL.03c genome encodes the following:
- a CDS encoding HRDC domain-containing protein: MPNSDSAPSASTAAGIEPAEPVLTPLTHPRDGIPEVINTQVALRRAVRELSAGTGDLAVDTERASGFRYGQRAFLLQIRRQGAGTWLIDPEVLDDLGELRDFVNQQPWILHAATQDLPCLHELGMSPTSLFDTELAGRLAGFPRVSLGTMVAELLGLQLAKEHSAVDWSTRPLPESWLNYAALDVEVLEELRQEITKVLEEQGKMQFALQEFEYERNLPDPQPAEEPWRKLSGIHKLKGRRNLAIARELWLSREALARSQDTAPGRLLPDRAIMAAIEQKASSVPALLQIPGFHTRHAKRDAPRWMDAIQRGRNTRDLPELRSAKPGLPHPRSWAEKNPTAALRLDAAKAVLGELSEQWNIPAENLLTPRYLRELCWNPPALISMETVAQQLEALGARPWQRELLSPGFTQAFSTV; this comes from the coding sequence ATGCCGAATTCTGACTCCGCCCCGTCCGCATCAACCGCCGCTGGCATTGAGCCCGCAGAACCCGTGTTGACTCCGCTCACCCATCCCCGCGATGGCATCCCGGAAGTCATCAACACCCAGGTGGCCCTGCGCCGGGCGGTACGGGAACTCAGCGCGGGAACTGGCGATCTGGCCGTGGATACCGAACGAGCCAGCGGGTTCCGCTATGGGCAACGTGCTTTCCTGCTCCAGATTCGCCGCCAAGGCGCTGGCACCTGGCTGATCGACCCCGAGGTATTGGATGACCTGGGCGAGTTGCGCGACTTCGTCAACCAGCAACCGTGGATTCTGCACGCCGCCACCCAGGACTTGCCGTGCCTCCACGAATTGGGCATGTCTCCCACTTCCTTGTTCGATACCGAATTGGCCGGCCGGCTGGCCGGGTTCCCCCGCGTTTCGCTGGGCACCATGGTCGCCGAATTATTGGGCCTGCAGCTGGCCAAGGAGCATTCGGCAGTGGATTGGTCCACTCGCCCCTTGCCTGAATCGTGGCTGAACTATGCGGCTTTGGACGTAGAGGTCCTCGAAGAACTGCGCCAGGAAATCACCAAGGTCCTCGAAGAGCAGGGCAAGATGCAGTTCGCGCTGCAGGAGTTCGAATACGAGCGGAACCTGCCCGATCCGCAGCCAGCCGAGGAACCCTGGCGCAAGCTCTCGGGAATCCACAAGCTCAAGGGCCGGCGCAATCTGGCCATCGCCCGCGAGCTGTGGCTCTCGCGCGAAGCCCTGGCCCGCAGCCAGGATACTGCCCCGGGCCGATTGCTGCCCGATCGCGCCATCATGGCCGCGATCGAGCAGAAGGCCTCCAGTGTCCCGGCCTTGCTGCAGATCCCTGGATTCCACACTCGCCACGCGAAGCGTGATGCCCCGCGCTGGATGGACGCGATTCAGCGCGGCCGCAATACCCGGGATTTGCCCGAGTTGCGCTCGGCGAAGCCCGGGTTGCCCCACCCCCGTTCATGGGCAGAGAAGAATCCTACTGCCGCCCTCCGCTTGGACGCAGCCAAGGCGGTGCTCGGCGAGCTGAGCGAGCAGTGGAATATCCCGGCCGAGAATCTGTTGACTCCCAGATATTTACGCGAGTTGTGCTGGAACCCGCCAGCGTTGATCAGCATGGAAACTGTCGCGCAACAGCTCGAGGCGCTGGGGGCTCGTCCATGGCAGCGAGAATTGTTGTCGCCCGGTTTCACCCAGGCATTCTCCACCGTTTAG
- a CDS encoding 3-hydroxyacyl-CoA dehydrogenase NAD-binding domain-containing protein yields the protein MTATTTNFSAVAELMHDETVTHSYVNDVALPSGKILALLTLDNGLDHKKPTTLGPNGLLELRAALEIQAARAKAGEIHALAITGKPYFLIAGADLSAVTRLSAPDQATAMASLGHYTYELLADLGVPTFTFINGLALGGGLEIALACNYRTVSSTAGALGLPESFLGLIPGWAGVYRLPRLVGPENALKVMIENPLNNNRTLSGPAAYKMGVADALFEPADFIEHSTTFVDAVLSGETQVQRPNAVDPSDPDVARRWLDAADQAEQFVDSKLSGAAPAPYKVLEVFRKGLTLTQQESAQLEVEALTGLMRTSQFQNTVYAFLDLVQKRGKRPAGAPDAKLARPVSKVGVVGAGLMAGQLALLFVRRLSVPVVITDLDQSRVDKGLAYIHGEIDKLHSKGRLSQDAVNRAKALVTGSVTKEAFADADFVIEAVFEELSVKKQVFAEVEAVVSPECILATNTSSLSVTEMGRDLKHPERLVGFHFFNPVAVMPLLEIAATEWTSESALSTAFVLGRKLKKTTVKTQDAAAFVVNRVLLRLMSEVQAAFDEGTDAATADSALTPMGLPMSPFTLLAMVGLPVAQHVNESLNAAFGARFAVSENLQKLIDAKITTLWVKNDHGEQVMNPDAKDLLVQGSSPSTREEILLRVQDALAQEIGLLLAEGVVAEAADVDLCMITGAGWPMHLGGITPYLDQVGASERVNGKKFNS from the coding sequence ATGACTGCAACCACCACTAATTTCTCGGCCGTCGCCGAACTCATGCATGACGAGACCGTCACCCACTCCTACGTCAACGACGTGGCCCTGCCAAGCGGCAAGATCCTGGCATTGCTGACGTTGGACAACGGCCTGGACCACAAAAAGCCAACCACCTTGGGGCCCAACGGCCTGCTGGAATTGCGGGCTGCCCTTGAAATCCAAGCCGCACGCGCCAAGGCCGGAGAGATCCATGCCCTGGCCATCACCGGCAAGCCTTATTTCCTGATAGCCGGCGCAGACCTCTCGGCGGTCACCCGCCTCAGCGCTCCCGACCAGGCCACTGCCATGGCATCGTTGGGACACTACACCTACGAGTTGCTCGCTGACCTGGGAGTGCCGACTTTCACCTTCATCAACGGACTGGCCCTCGGCGGCGGATTGGAAATCGCCCTGGCCTGCAACTACCGCACCGTGAGCAGCACGGCCGGCGCCTTGGGCCTGCCTGAGTCCTTTCTCGGCTTGATCCCGGGATGGGCCGGTGTCTACCGCCTGCCACGGCTGGTAGGTCCCGAGAACGCCTTGAAGGTGATGATCGAGAACCCGCTGAATAACAACCGAACCCTCTCCGGCCCTGCCGCCTACAAGATGGGTGTCGCTGACGCCCTCTTCGAGCCAGCGGACTTCATCGAGCACTCCACCACGTTTGTCGACGCGGTCCTGTCCGGGGAAACCCAGGTCCAGCGGCCCAATGCCGTGGACCCCAGCGATCCGGACGTCGCACGTCGTTGGCTCGATGCAGCCGATCAAGCTGAACAATTCGTTGATTCCAAGCTCTCAGGTGCCGCCCCGGCCCCGTACAAGGTCTTGGAAGTCTTCCGCAAGGGACTGACCTTGACCCAGCAGGAGTCCGCCCAGCTTGAAGTCGAAGCCCTGACTGGATTGATGCGAACCAGCCAATTCCAGAACACCGTATATGCCTTCCTGGATCTGGTGCAGAAACGCGGCAAGCGCCCGGCCGGTGCACCCGATGCAAAGCTCGCCCGCCCGGTTTCAAAGGTCGGCGTTGTCGGCGCTGGCTTAATGGCCGGCCAGCTGGCTTTGCTCTTTGTCCGTCGCCTCAGTGTTCCGGTAGTCATCACCGATCTGGACCAGTCGCGCGTGGATAAGGGCCTGGCCTACATCCACGGGGAAATCGACAAGCTGCACAGCAAGGGCCGTTTGAGCCAAGACGCGGTGAATCGCGCCAAGGCCTTGGTCACCGGTTCAGTCACCAAGGAGGCATTCGCGGATGCTGACTTCGTCATCGAGGCGGTCTTCGAAGAGCTGAGCGTCAAGAAGCAGGTCTTCGCTGAAGTCGAAGCAGTGGTCTCCCCCGAGTGCATTCTTGCCACCAACACCTCGTCCCTGTCGGTTACCGAGATGGGCCGGGATCTGAAGCATCCAGAGCGCTTAGTCGGCTTCCACTTCTTCAACCCGGTTGCCGTGATGCCGTTGCTGGAAATCGCGGCCACCGAATGGACCAGCGAATCTGCGCTATCCACAGCCTTCGTGTTGGGCAGGAAACTGAAGAAGACGACGGTCAAGACCCAAGATGCGGCTGCCTTTGTCGTCAACCGCGTCCTGCTGCGCCTCATGAGCGAAGTCCAAGCGGCCTTCGATGAAGGAACCGACGCCGCTACCGCTGATTCCGCGTTGACTCCTATGGGGCTCCCGATGAGTCCATTCACTTTGCTGGCCATGGTCGGTCTTCCGGTGGCCCAGCACGTCAATGAGTCATTGAACGCTGCCTTCGGCGCGCGCTTCGCGGTCTCTGAGAACCTCCAGAAACTGATTGATGCAAAGATCACCACTTTGTGGGTCAAGAACGATCACGGCGAACAGGTCATGAACCCAGATGCCAAGGATCTGCTGGTCCAGGGATCGTCCCCATCTACCCGAGAAGAAATTCTCCTGCGTGTGCAGGACGCGCTCGCTCAGGAAATCGGGTTGCTTTTGGCTGAAGGCGTTGTAGCCGAAGCCGCCGATGTCGATCTATGCATGATCACCGGCGCGGGTTGGCCTATGCACCTGGGTGGAATCACCCCATATCTTGACCAGGTGGGTGCTTCAGAACGCGTGAACGGCAAGAAATTCAATAGCTGA
- a CDS encoding thiolase family protein has protein sequence MHHTLDDRDVVFVDGVRTPFGKAGEKGIYHGTRADDLAVKAVRGLLERNQKVPAEQIDEISIAATTQSGDQGLTLGRTVGLLSGIPKSVPGFAIDRMCAGAMTAVTATAGGIAFGAYDLVVAGGVEHMGNHPMGAGADPNPRFLSERIVDPQALNMGNTAENLHDRFPEITKERADRYAVASQAKLAKAYENQQIQPDLVAVAAQRPGEGWAVNTKDEPPRPGTTLESLAELRTPFRAHGRVTAGNAAGLNDGATAALLASGHAVRELGLEPKMRMVSFAFAGVEPDVMGYGPVPATEKALAKAGLGIEDIGLFEINEAFAVQVLSFLDYYGIDQDDDRVNRYGGAIAVGHPLASSGVRLMTQLARQFSEDHTVRYGITTMCIGLGMGGTVIWENPHHPDFGSKA, from the coding sequence ATGCACCATACGCTCGATGACCGCGACGTCGTGTTTGTCGATGGAGTCCGTACTCCCTTCGGCAAAGCAGGCGAAAAGGGTATCTACCATGGAACCCGCGCTGATGATCTGGCCGTCAAAGCGGTCCGCGGCTTGCTCGAACGCAACCAAAAGGTTCCCGCCGAGCAGATCGACGAAATTTCCATTGCCGCCACCACGCAGTCCGGAGACCAGGGGCTGACCCTCGGCCGCACCGTGGGGCTGCTGTCCGGCATCCCCAAGTCCGTTCCCGGTTTCGCCATCGACCGCATGTGCGCCGGTGCGATGACCGCCGTCACCGCTACCGCAGGAGGCATTGCCTTTGGCGCTTATGACCTCGTCGTGGCCGGCGGTGTGGAGCACATGGGCAATCACCCCATGGGCGCCGGAGCGGACCCGAACCCGCGTTTCCTTTCTGAGCGGATCGTGGACCCGCAGGCACTGAATATGGGCAACACCGCGGAAAACCTGCACGACCGCTTCCCGGAGATCACCAAGGAACGCGCCGACCGCTATGCCGTGGCCTCGCAGGCCAAACTCGCCAAGGCCTACGAGAACCAGCAGATCCAGCCAGACTTGGTGGCCGTTGCCGCCCAGCGTCCAGGCGAAGGATGGGCCGTCAATACCAAGGATGAGCCTCCTCGCCCCGGTACCACCCTGGAATCACTCGCCGAATTGCGCACCCCATTCCGCGCCCACGGCCGAGTCACCGCCGGCAATGCCGCAGGCTTGAACGACGGCGCCACCGCAGCGCTGCTCGCCAGCGGCCACGCCGTTCGCGAGCTCGGGCTGGAGCCCAAGATGCGCATGGTCTCCTTCGCATTCGCCGGCGTCGAGCCAGATGTCATGGGCTACGGCCCGGTGCCAGCCACCGAAAAGGCGCTCGCCAAGGCAGGGCTGGGCATCGAGGATATCGGGCTCTTTGAAATCAACGAGGCCTTCGCCGTCCAGGTCCTTTCGTTCCTGGACTACTACGGCATCGACCAGGATGACGATCGAGTCAACCGCTACGGCGGCGCCATTGCCGTGGGCCACCCGCTGGCTTCTTCTGGCGTCCGCCTGATGACCCAGCTGGCTCGGCAATTCTCCGAGGACCACACCGTGCGCTATGGCATCACCACCATGTGCATAGGCCTGGGCATGGGCGGCACCGTCATTTGGGAAAACCCTCACCATCCTGATTTCGGCAGCAAGGCGTAA